The Bactrocera dorsalis isolate Fly_Bdor chromosome 2, ASM2337382v1, whole genome shotgun sequence region CTCCAACTCGAACAGATGTGGATCCACAACGTCGGGGATTTCCTCGCGGATAAAATCAGCCAATCGCAACAAATACTCGACGTTGTGCCCGCTCGGTCCGCGGCAATTCACAATTTGTTCAGCAATATTGTCGGCTGTATCTTCGCCCAGCCAATGGCAATTGTCAGGCGTAGCCACATATACCAACACAGGAACTGCTTCACCACTAAACGGTGTATCAAAGGAAGCCACGCGAGGGAAGAACTTCGTTTCGAGCACAATGTAACCACCTGAGAGAAGAATTGCATTTGTTTAAAAGAGAAGTGATAATAATCGCGAAGCAAGACTTACCTAGCTTACATTCGCGTTGTTTAAGGTACTCCAACGCCGTGCTACCGGTAATTTTATAGGCACAACCCCAAGTGATGccctgcaataaaaataaaagaggcACTTTTTGTAAAAGgcaatttgatatttttaagtagaaacatttttaataataattattttatttagtccCTATTCTTAATTAATGAAGTTTGTTAATACAGCACAGTTCTATGTATAGCATATTATACAGCGCCTAGAAGTATGTAAaacagttttgttgtttttcattcacAACGGAAAATCTTTTAATTCACAGAAGCTTTTTCGCACATTGATGTGTGAAATACAGTTAGTGCTGTGTGACGTATAGGGATGGGCGGGTGTTCGAATCTTCCATGCATGTTTCTCGGGGTCACACACGAGTTCTTAGTAACTCTCATGTATTACCCTGGGGAAAGTCCCCGGGTCTAGGATAGAAAGTATCAAGGCGTAAAACGGTGCAACGTAAAAAATTGCACTTCGCCTCTATTCCGAGGAAATCCTCCAGACGCCATAGACAAAGAGAGCAATCGAGTCTTCGTGCGTCCGGTGTCCACGGAAACGTGCCAGAGAATTATTAGACATAGACAAGTTTGAGTGTTCCACACTCTTACACGAAATGGGGCTTACGTTGGGAAATTTGGACGCGTGCCACAAAACATCTATTTCTTTTACGTTTCATGTATTTCTTATGTTTCTACTTAGGACATACATATTATGCCGGCGAACACGTGTCGGAGGCTGTGCaaagttcaaaatatatgtatgtatgtgtgggtgttggGAGATTTTCCATGAACGCATTTCGCTTGCATATATGATATACAGTGTTgaagaaaaatagaaacaaaattatGAAGTATTTTGTCAGCATTTGTTattctatagggtgattttttaagagcttgataactttttttaaaaaaaaaaacgcataaaatttgcaaaatctcatcggttctttatttgaaacgttagattggttcatgacatttactttttgaagataatttcatttaaatgttgaccgcggctgcgtcttaggtggtccattcggaaagtccaattttgggcaactttttcgagcatttcggccggaatagcccgaatttcttcggaaatgttgtcttccaaagctggaatagttgctggcttatttctgtagactttagacttgacgtagccccacaaaaaatagtctaaaggcgtaaaatcgcatgatcttggtggccaacttacgggtccatttcttgagatgaattgttgtccgaagttttccctcaaaatggccatagaatcgcgagctgtgtggcatgtagcgccatcttgttgaaaccacatgtcaaccaagttcagttcttccatttttggcaacaaaaagtttgttagcatcgaacgatagcgatcgccattcaccgtaacgttgcgtccaacagcatctttgaaaaaatacggtccaatgattccaccagcgtacaaaccacaccaaacagtgcatttttcgggatgcatgggcagttcttgaacggcttctggttgctcttcaccccaaatgcggcaattttgcttatttacgtagccattcaaccagaaatgagcctcatcgctgaacaaaattaaagcgcgaaacacatttcgaaccgaacactgattttggtaataaattcaatgatttgcaagcgttgctcgttagtaagtctattcatgatgaaatgtcaaagcatactgagcatctttctctttgacaccatgtctgaaatcccacgtgatctgtcaaatactaatgcatgaaaatcctaacctcaaaaaaaatcacccgttaattacatttcatttcttttattttatgtattatttttaatcgTATACAACTTTTTGCGAATTGTTAAAGACTctcattataaaaaaatattagggaTAATAATTAGATTATAACAATATTATAGAATAACACCGTACCattgaaaattctcattttgtTCTTATTTGGAAGAcatgaaatattgaataaatgTATGGTTTTGGTTAGTTTAGCTTAGGTGGCTGATCACAAAAAAAGATGCCGAGGGATCACAGTTAAGACTGCAAAATACAGTTCTTTCTGAACCAGAAGAAAAACTTCTGTATTAGGTATTAATTCTTGACAAAAGCACCTTGCAAAATCTGCTTTTGTActatatttctattttcattaGTTCACTTCGATGATTGAAGGTGTGTTATCCGAGGATTTTTATTTGGTGAGGCAATataatgacatttttttttacaaattatattGTTTGACATTCTTTACAGTCAGCATTTTCTTCCAGTGTTGCATTACTCTCAAATATTGacgtttttaatttgaataaattgacaaaatttttaacacaaatagTAAACAATTACGGATTTCTCATTGTTCGTGCTTTCACtatatattgttaaaaattatatacataaatacatatgtacatatgtatgtgtaaatatttgctgTACTCACATTATTCTCGCCACTCACCTCTTTGTCTTCAATGAGTGTCGCCACGCGGCCGGGCTGTAATGAATTGTaagagaataaaattaaaataaatattttttgcaaatttatcacaattttattatgcgattaaaaatacgaattaTATATGCACATGAGCAAGTTTTTGTGCTCGTGTAGGCATTAAGATGCAGTATGACTGACAAGGCGTTTAGTGCGATTTAAACAAAGAGCTGTCtgtaatttttacttttgcttgcacttttatttatatttttttttttttagtttttcaatttaCGAGCACTTCTATAACCTTAAGCAGTTTTTTTCTCCTAAACCTGCACGGCCTTAAGGAAAATGACTATCAGTCTGTCAGGGAGTAACCGGGAGTATATTTGTGCAGAAGAACAAAGACCGAAATATAAAAACACTTCACACTTTCACCCTCACAAAGGATTGattattcgaaataaatattgttttgttttcgagTCCATAAGGTAAGTAATAGCAACTGCgctttgttttgttaatttatcgAAAGAGATAAGAAAAGTCggtaattgtttatttatttacttatgcatgcatatattttttgcaaaaaagtcGTGCTAAACAAACTTGCTTTATCTGACAGCAAAtcgtgtttaaaaataaaaatatcttcataaatatataaaacacatttgaatatacatatgtgtatgtttgtagatATGCAGACATATATTTTAGGAGTGCTTTGCTGTCTGATAGATAAGTTGACTTCAAGTAAAATTAGCATTGACATTATAATACAATTATAAATGCcccttatttttattgcatattcattaatttttttcagtaaacGTTTGTATTAACTATAATACATTGTGCTAAATGGCTATGTGCCCACTTTTAAAAATGCAATCACCAGCAAGAAGGGAaccttcatattttattgacttttaaGACAATGGAAATGTGATAGCCCTTTTTGTAGATAAATTCATAATACAAgttctttaaaagaaaaattgagaaacaaagaaataatttgAGTCGGATTGTTGgatgaatcgatttttttacaaaaaaaaaagtttgcggACTTCTTTGACCTTCTCATCACATGAATGTTTTGTTCTTGTAATAAATCTCGTACGCACTTTATTTTCATAAtgctaaaaaatagaaattgattttataaatagcattcattccaagaaatatttttgttgctatcTCGCAGGCAGACTTTTAATGGCGAGTGTATGGGCTTTGTTTAGCACAAAATTGAGTTGCTCTGCGCTAATTGAGTGTTACAGCTGTGGCTAAGTGCCACTTGACGGGACGGTATATAATGCTACTAATTAAATGATTTACTAATTAAATTTACTTggaatttatttatatctttataaTGAGCAGATAATGGAAAATTTGTAAATGATTTCCAGGTTATCAGTGCTCTTTGATAATACGAGTATGCTCGCCAAACTGTTATCTGCTGTATGTGAGAGGAAGgtgtggcgaatcgaacaaacaactggcatTTTGTATACTAATACAGACAAAAAGTTACATAATAGTCGGCGATAACAAAGGTGAACGGAAATCGACTGGCTAACTTTTGTTgtcaaaaaagaattgtaaatCGTTTAGggttaataatatatttcttctAAACTTTCTTTAGATCGCTACCTATTTTAGGGtagttattgaaaaataattaagctTTCAAgtaaactttcaaaaattcttGTTTTATGCTTTAAGGCTTTCTTGTGggccacaaaaataaaaataatgcatCAATACTCACCATCTCATCCGTGCCTCGATGCGTGGTATTACCCTGCCAGAAACGCCTCACGAAACCTTTAATGTAGCCCGTTATGCATTTGGAATACTCGAAGCCGGGATACCAGCAGAGCGAACCGTAGCCAAAGACCCAACATGACGGTTCATAATTGGCATTCTCGGCTAAGTTGTTGTGCGCTGCTAGTGCCCCCGCTGCATCCAGCATCTCCTCGTCAGCGTTGGCTGCGAAATTTCCATTCAagaaaagattttcaaaatattctggAGCGCCACGTGCCGCTGGATTTTCATTTAgattgtcattgttgttggggtcgttgttgttgtatggaTCTCTATGATTGTGTGCCATCTTTGGTGTGGTAAGCGTGCGTAGAATTTGATAGTGACGACTAGATGTTACCGTTAACCGCAAATGTTAACTGTTGGGATTGCCGGAAGCTTGTGGAGCGTCAGCTGAGTTTAGATTACGTAACTGGTGTTAACTGCACTCGCTGTTTTTTAAGCTAACACTAGCTGAACACTTTTGTATTCCGGGGTATGTATGCAATGCGCGTATTTGTGCGAGATTTCGGTGATGATTCGTGTGACCTTTGATGTTTTCGCTCCAAGCTTCGTTTAAGCCGCGTACGCtttgactttgttgttgtagtaatgcttgttgttgctgtgatgTGTGTTGCACGTAATTCATCGATGTTTCTGGCTGGACTGTATAGCTTTGGAAGTGCGTGCTTTCTTGCGGCTTTCTATGATGAGCTGTGCGAGAATGCAGTTAGTTGTTAGCTCGTCATTCGCTTGGAGTTACGGTTGagatttcttaaatatttaacatttttttgtgtttttgggaTGATTCTCACTTTTTCGtgtttatatgtaatttttttgttgttttaatttagcTTATCCGAAATGAGTTTGGGTGTTGCGACCGTTTACATCGTCTATGAATTTGGCGTCTTTATGAGTTTTGCtgcaatttgaagaaaataaaaagaaatattaaaagagctaaagaatatttgaattttgtttcgaatttcttattttgacaatttttgatttcattgagagcatacatatgtacatacataagtatatatgtacatatgtaaaagtgTTGGAAAGTgagttttgctaattttttcgtTATTCAAGAGTTATGGAAATAGAAAGGTCGGGTTTTGAACCTTTTACTGTCTTCGGAAAATGTCTAAACGAAGCCAAAATATCGTAAACATCTTTCTTCGAGccttatgtatttatatcaaTTTCGAATAAATATAGCCGCTGcggttttttcgaaaaagtcaACATTTGGAATTGCCACTTTCATTTCTGTTTGTTGTTCTATATTTGCAAGCCACTTATAAAACAGAAGTAAACAACAAATAGACCgcttttttgtatgtttttaagAAGCCATGGAATTTGGAGGCTTTTAACGATTAgaagatttatgtatataagtatgtacaaacatacatacgtatgtatgtataagtatatgtcCTCATTGTGTACAGTAGGCACAAACTGGAAATACCAAAAATTTCCAAGTTTTTAAACaatgcaaatattattattccCAAAAAGCTGTCCAAAGATAGCaagccatacatatgtacatacatacatacataagtacatacttatatgcaaattaacaaaaagtcACTCTAAATATTTACCATTCGGTAGGTATGGCTGTTTTTATATCTGATACTATTTATGTGCGCTTATTTCGCATTCGTACACATAAACTCGTGCGCgacatttgaatttgaaaaaaaaaaaacgaaagcaaccgaaatttatttttttttttgcattttcgcttttttgcttgtttttgcttGCGCAAAATCGTAAAATCCTTATAtctgcatacaaacatatttttgtgttCATTATTTTCTACTAGAAATTCACATAAATGCGCGAAGAACTGGCACACTTTCAGAaatataagataagataaaagTTTGGAAAGACATTTGTTATCAATATACAaattactttcagagctagaatAAACAACAGAATGTAAATAACGctaaaaaaaggttaaaaaaccGTTGTTaggttcaaaattttttattttttataagttttctgtgcttttggggcataaatcaaaattactCATAACCAGTTACTAAAATTGTGTATCGTAGTCTTGTATAGGCTCTGCTTTTTCTTCAAACACAACTGTACGCATGAGCATAAACAGTGGAAATATTTGTCTGAGGACGTTTgctaaaaagaagaaaacgtaTGGcctaatttaatgaaatatacaagtaaatcaCGCAAAGATAGCtatatttacgtatgtatgtgtatgtgtgtgtgtatgtacaacATTGACGAACGATTTATATGCGCAAAAGGCTGTGAAAATTTTATCACGCACAAATGCGAATATGACTTCTGAAAGA contains the following coding sequences:
- the LOC105226750 gene encoding glutathione-specific gamma-glutamylcyclotransferase 1 isoform X1; the protein is MAHNHRDPYNNNDPNNNDNLNENPAARGAPEYFENLFLNGNFAANADEEMLDAAGALAAHNNLAENANYEPSCWVFGYGSLCWYPGFEYSKCITGYIKGFVRRFWQGNTTHRGTDEMPGRVATLIEDKEVSGENNGITWGCAYKITGSTALEYLKQRECKLGGYIVLETKFFPRVASFDTPFSGEAVPVLVYVATPDNCHWLGEDTADNIAEQIVNCRGPSGHNVEYLLRLADFIREEIPDVVDPHLFELEFLVLEKLHKRQIPLWSVMGVSPERIRRDSHEEIKRPPTFEFTSRIAERKLRCLNI
- the LOC105226750 gene encoding glutathione-specific gamma-glutamylcyclotransferase 1 isoform X2; the protein is MAHNHRDPYNNNDPNNNDNLNENPAARGAPEYFENLFLNGNFAANADEEMLDAAGALAAHNNLAENANYEPSCWVFGYGSLCWYPGFEYSKCITGYIKGFVRRFWQGNTTHRGTDEMPGRVATLIEDKEGITWGCAYKITGSTALEYLKQRECKLGGYIVLETKFFPRVASFDTPFSGEAVPVLVYVATPDNCHWLGEDTADNIAEQIVNCRGPSGHNVEYLLRLADFIREEIPDVVDPHLFELEFLVLEKLHKRQIPLWSVMGVSPERIRRDSHEEIKRPPTFEFTSRIAERKLRCLNI